Proteins from a single region of Companilactobacillus farciminis KCTC 3681 = DSM 20184:
- a CDS encoding glycerophosphoryl diester phosphodiesterase membrane domain-containing protein, giving the protein MGILAEFRRQNSNFWRYFWKYSQIIILIQLIIHFILIPVLSFLANGINFLGNVNYVSYTNALELIMHKPLVVIGLILVLFLLLLLVFAQFTLLLVSFQAIKSHANLSWWDYLKSVSKNLFGLPFKAFGFFLLYFLIITPFGSFGLSSTLLSKVKIPQFILDWLFQEHLPLGLLLIVAYLVVLYVGIRWILVLPSMIFENKSIKTSIRHSWNKTRHQELYYLGIFLILLAVVAIFITVSTSILIAFQYLIDHVGALKALDFPMAVVNMTAIQLINYITGIYTTGMAILIILSNTHTNYFYPKRNHRYHKWFWGILGTAVIVSFVTYDITYFNNWLLEPPLTISHRGVDNGNGVQNTIESLKATAKEKPDYIEMDIQETKDHKFVVYHDNTLKGLAGINKTPSQLTLDELTQIQVHENGKTTRIASFDEYLATATKLHQKLLVELKDVSGNKSDFVSLFAKKYGKKLQENKAMVHSLDYQYIEDTKRLLPKIQTSYVLPFNLFGVPYTNSNAFTMEYTTLNDSFIDQAHIQQKKVFAWTVNDTSNMDRMIFMGADGVITDNLSDLHEEIASLFKDSSYSERMTVYVTQMQDPFE; this is encoded by the coding sequence ATGGGGATACTCGCAGAATTCCGACGTCAAAACAGCAACTTTTGGCGTTATTTTTGGAAATACAGTCAAATTATCATCTTAATTCAGTTGATTATTCATTTTATCTTGATTCCCGTTTTGAGCTTTTTAGCTAACGGCATCAACTTTTTGGGTAACGTCAACTACGTTTCATATACCAATGCTTTGGAGTTGATCATGCACAAGCCACTAGTGGTAATCGGACTAATATTGGTCCTGTTTCTACTATTATTACTGGTTTTTGCGCAGTTCACTTTATTATTAGTCAGTTTTCAAGCTATCAAATCACACGCCAACCTAAGTTGGTGGGACTATCTCAAGAGCGTCAGTAAAAATCTCTTTGGATTGCCATTCAAAGCTTTCGGATTCTTTTTATTGTATTTTTTGATCATCACACCATTCGGCAGCTTTGGGTTATCTTCGACTCTTTTAAGCAAGGTCAAGATTCCTCAATTCATTCTCGATTGGCTCTTTCAAGAACACTTACCACTAGGTTTGTTGTTGATTGTGGCTTATTTAGTAGTTTTGTATGTCGGAATTCGTTGGATTTTAGTACTTCCTTCGATGATTTTCGAAAATAAATCTATCAAAACTTCAATTCGTCACAGTTGGAATAAGACTAGACACCAAGAACTTTACTATTTAGGTATTTTCTTAATTTTGTTAGCTGTCGTCGCAATCTTCATCACTGTTTCAACAAGTATCTTGATTGCCTTCCAATATTTAATTGATCATGTTGGTGCCTTAAAAGCTCTAGATTTTCCAATGGCTGTCGTCAATATGACTGCTATTCAACTGATTAATTACATTACGGGAATTTATACTACTGGGATGGCTATCTTGATCATCTTGAGTAATACACATACGAATTACTTTTATCCTAAACGTAATCACCGCTATCACAAATGGTTCTGGGGTATCCTAGGAACAGCTGTCATCGTCAGTTTTGTCACTTACGACATTACCTACTTCAACAACTGGTTACTAGAACCACCTTTGACCATTTCTCATCGAGGTGTTGACAACGGCAATGGTGTTCAAAACACTATTGAATCACTAAAAGCCACCGCCAAAGAAAAACCTGATTACATCGAAATGGATATTCAAGAAACTAAAGATCACAAGTTTGTCGTTTACCATGACAACACGCTAAAAGGTTTAGCTGGCATCAACAAAACTCCGAGTCAGTTGACCTTAGATGAATTAACTCAAATTCAAGTTCACGAAAATGGCAAAACTACTCGCATAGCAAGTTTTGATGAGTATTTAGCCACCGCTACAAAATTGCATCAAAAACTATTAGTCGAATTAAAGGATGTTTCTGGTAACAAGTCCGATTTCGTCAGTCTTTTTGCAAAGAAGTATGGCAAGAAATTGCAAGAAAACAAAGCGATGGTACACTCTTTGGATTATCAATACATCGAAGATACCAAGCGTCTTTTACCTAAGATTCAGACTAGTTACGTCTTACCATTTAATCTCTTCGGAGTTCCTTACACTAATTCCAATGCTTTCACGATGGAATACACGACTCTAAATGATTCCTTCATTGACCAAGCGCACATTCAACAAAAGAAAGTCTTTGCTTGGACTGTTAACGATACTTCCAACATGGATCGAATGATTTTTATGGGTGCTGATGGTGTGATTACTGACAATCTCAGTGATTTACATGAAGAAATCGCCTCATTATTTAAAGATTCTAGTTATTCTGAACGTATGACCGTTTACGTAACGCAGATGCAAGATCCGTTTGAATAG
- a CDS encoding helix-turn-helix domain-containing protein: protein MEREISIDSILKEELKDPEFRRGFEIENIKLKIAVEVFGIRERLGWTQSKLAQEADVSKSTVMEIESGNNINIETLSKLATAMGKKLTINIE from the coding sequence ATGGAGAGAGAAATTAGTATTGATTCCATTTTAAAAGAGGAATTAAAAGATCCAGAATTCAGACGCGGATTTGAAATTGAAAATATTAAGTTAAAGATTGCAGTTGAAGTTTTTGGAATTCGCGAGAGATTGGGATGGACACAAAGTAAATTAGCCCAGGAAGCAGATGTCTCTAAATCGACAGTAATGGAAATAGAAAGTGGAAATAATATTAATATTGAAACATTAAGCAAACTAGCTACTGCAATGGGAAAAAAGTTGACGATAAATATTGAATAA
- a CDS encoding sugar kinase — MNILAFGEVMLRYTVNDHKMLEQTDDMTVTTVGTGVNLLSSLAHFGYDTSILTVLPDNPIGKKAAADLRKLGISDRKIIYQGHNIGSFFVELGFGPRPQRVTYQDRLSSAFSRSKIEDYDFEKALTGVDIVHICGIALSLTDQTRKAAKKLAQVAQSRNKTVCFDFNYRMSLNSEIDHETMKKRYQEILPYVDIVFGSKRDLTDLLDYQIDDETELYKKFCVEYQINFFAGSRRSIVDGEKYFEGFLFHHDKIYRSSKHKLNIIDRIGSGDAFASGIICGLLEKWTFEDILEFAVANSVLAQASMNDTPIFTKEDVFGYIDSDGSNDLIR, encoded by the coding sequence ATGAATATTTTAGCCTTTGGCGAAGTTATGCTGCGTTATACCGTCAATGATCATAAAATGCTCGAACAAACTGACGACATGACGGTCACAACTGTGGGGACGGGCGTTAATTTGTTGAGTAGTTTGGCCCATTTTGGCTACGACACATCGATTTTAACTGTATTGCCAGATAATCCTATCGGAAAAAAGGCTGCTGCAGACCTACGAAAACTCGGTATTTCCGATCGAAAAATTATTTATCAAGGTCACAATATCGGTAGTTTCTTCGTAGAATTAGGTTTTGGACCACGACCTCAGCGAGTGACGTATCAAGACCGCCTATCCAGTGCTTTTAGTAGGAGTAAAATTGAGGATTACGATTTTGAAAAAGCTTTAACGGGTGTGGATATTGTTCATATTTGCGGCATTGCCTTGAGTCTAACTGATCAAACGCGAAAAGCCGCCAAAAAATTAGCTCAAGTAGCTCAATCGAGAAATAAAACTGTCTGTTTTGATTTTAATTATCGGATGAGCTTAAATTCAGAAATTGACCATGAGACCATGAAGAAACGATACCAGGAAATTTTGCCATACGTTGATATCGTCTTTGGTAGTAAGAGGGATTTGACTGATTTGTTGGATTACCAAATTGATGATGAGACTGAATTGTACAAAAAATTCTGTGTCGAATATCAAATCAATTTCTTTGCTGGCAGTCGTCGCAGTATTGTTGATGGTGAGAAGTATTTTGAGGGTTTCTTGTTCCATCATGACAAAATCTATCGTTCTAGTAAGCATAAATTAAATATCATCGATCGAATCGGTAGTGGAGATGCCTTTGCTAGTGGAATAATCTGTGGGCTGCTAGAAAAATGGACTTTCGAAGATATCCTAGAGTTTGCCGTCGCAAATTCAGTTTTAGCCCAAGCATCGATGAATGATACACCAATCTTTACTAAGGAAGATGTCTTTGGTTATATTGATAGTGATGGATCGAATGATTTGATTAGATAA
- the dagF gene encoding 2-dehydro-3-deoxy-phosphogluconate aldolase produces the protein MSLQPNYLENGICLNVLANSVQNAKDCYEAAEGHVVLGVLTKNYPTDEAAIADMKEYQKAIDNAVSVGLGAGDPNQSSMVVRVSKAIQPQHVNQVFTGVGASRQALGQNETIINGLVSPTGKVGFVNLATGPLSSQTAPTEVSIETAIALLKDMGGSSIKFFPMKGLTHKEEYEAVAKACAESDFDLEPTGGIDLDNFEEIVQIAVDAGVKRIIPHVYSSIIDENGDTRPEDVAKLYQIIKRF, from the coding sequence ATGAGTTTACAACCAAATTATTTGGAAAATGGAATCTGTTTGAATGTTTTGGCTAATTCAGTTCAAAATGCTAAGGACTGCTATGAAGCCGCTGAAGGCCACGTGGTATTAGGAGTTTTAACTAAAAATTATCCAACTGATGAAGCTGCTATTGCTGACATGAAAGAATATCAAAAGGCTATCGACAATGCAGTTTCAGTAGGTTTAGGTGCAGGTGATCCCAATCAAAGTAGTATGGTAGTCAGAGTTTCAAAGGCCATTCAACCACAACACGTCAATCAAGTATTCACCGGTGTTGGTGCTAGCCGTCAAGCTCTGGGACAAAATGAAACTATCATCAATGGTTTAGTTTCCCCAACAGGCAAAGTCGGTTTCGTCAATTTGGCAACTGGTCCTTTGAGTAGTCAAACAGCTCCAACTGAAGTAAGTATTGAAACAGCTATCGCATTGCTAAAAGATATGGGTGGCTCTTCCATCAAATTTTTCCCAATGAAAGGTTTAACTCACAAGGAAGAATATGAAGCTGTTGCAAAAGCTTGTGCAGAAAGTGATTTTGATCTTGAACCAACTGGTGGTATTGACTTAGATAACTTTGAAGAGATTGTTCAAATTGCCGTTGACGCTGGTGTAAAACGAATCATTCCCCACGTTTACAGCTCAATTATCGATGAAAATGGCGATACTAGACCAGAAGATGTTGCCAAGTTATATCAAATAATCAAAAGATTTTAG
- a CDS encoding DgaE family pyridoxal phosphate-dependent ammonia lyase, whose product MDLYDKYKLKRVINADGKMTILGVSKVSDEVVDAQKLGAQNFFEMSDLLVKTGEYLAHLVGSEDALVVNSASAGIAESLAGIIGQGSQYHVYHPYTDRITKREVILPMGHDVDYGTPVDVMISVAGGKMVPAGYSNMCKPEHLEMQITDQTAAILYIKSHHTVQKSMLTIPEAIEVAHRHNLPLVLDAAAEEDLLKYVKMGADIVIYSGAKAIEGPASGVIFGKEEYIKWARMQGFGIGRAMKIGKENIIGLTAAIAKYLKEGSEYGESMIERLKPFVDNLDQIPNMDVKIVQDGAGRAIYRAEVKPIGDLTAKEICDQLRNGETAIYAREYRVNEGIIEFDIRAVNEIEMYQIVSRLKEIVGGN is encoded by the coding sequence ATGGATCTATATGATAAGTACAAGTTAAAGCGAGTCATCAATGCTGACGGTAAAATGACGATTTTAGGCGTTTCCAAGGTTTCAGATGAAGTGGTAGACGCTCAAAAATTAGGTGCACAAAACTTCTTTGAAATGTCAGATCTGTTAGTTAAAACTGGTGAATATTTAGCTCATTTAGTTGGTAGTGAAGATGCTTTAGTAGTCAACTCTGCTTCAGCTGGAATCGCCGAATCGTTAGCTGGAATTATCGGTCAAGGTAGTCAATATCACGTGTACCATCCTTATACTGACCGCATTACTAAACGAGAAGTGATTTTACCTATGGGCCACGATGTCGACTACGGAACACCGGTGGATGTAATGATTTCAGTTGCTGGTGGGAAAATGGTTCCAGCTGGCTATAGCAATATGTGTAAACCTGAACACTTAGAAATGCAAATTACTGACCAAACGGCCGCAATTTTATACATCAAGAGTCATCATACGGTTCAAAAGAGCATGTTGACGATACCAGAAGCGATAGAAGTTGCCCATCGTCACAACTTACCGTTAGTTTTAGATGCAGCGGCTGAAGAAGACTTGTTGAAATACGTCAAAATGGGTGCTGACATTGTGATTTACAGTGGTGCTAAAGCAATTGAGGGACCTGCCTCTGGGGTGATTTTCGGTAAAGAAGAGTATATCAAGTGGGCTCGCATGCAAGGATTTGGAATTGGTCGAGCTATGAAGATTGGTAAAGAAAATATCATTGGTTTGACAGCCGCAATCGCTAAATACTTAAAAGAAGGCTCAGAATATGGTGAGTCAATGATTGAAAGGCTCAAACCATTCGTCGATAACTTGGATCAAATACCCAATATGGATGTCAAAATTGTTCAAGATGGTGCAGGGCGTGCAATTTATCGTGCTGAAGTAAAACCGATTGGGGATTTAACTGCTAAAGAAATTTGTGATCAATTACGAAATGGTGAAACAGCTATCTATGCTCGAGAATATCGAGTTAACGAAGGCATCATTGAATTTGATATTCGAGCTGTTAATGAAATTGAGATGTACCAAATCGTTTCACGACTAAAAGAAATTGTTGGAGGAAATTAA
- a CDS encoding amidohydrolase/deacetylase family metallohydrolase, whose product MTSLYIKNGKDISGFPLEVLIEDKKIAQIGPKLSVITADYEIDLQNSSYISAGWIDDHVHCYEKLSLYYDDPDKVGYTTGVTTVIDAGSTGADNIEDFYQITRQKKTNVFAMINISRTGILAQNELADMTKVEYAPLQKMIDQYPEFIVGIKARISKSVVVDNGIKPLIKAKIFQKLLTQHLPLMVHVGTNPPTLTEIMDVLEKGDIITHCFNGKANGILNENGQVEEFVKAGLAKGIIFDIGHGSESFNLKTAQQATTENIFAQSLSTDIYHHNRELGPVYDMATCIEKMLYLGFDLKQIIPMITTVPAHNFNLDKGELLVGKDADLTIFDVKKQTKELIDSDGNKFQTNTVVEPLYSIIGGQSYAIGENNGSI is encoded by the coding sequence GTGACTAGTCTTTACATTAAAAATGGCAAGGACATCAGTGGTTTTCCTTTGGAAGTCTTGATTGAAGATAAAAAAATTGCTCAGATTGGTCCCAAATTAAGCGTTATAACGGCTGATTATGAGATTGATTTGCAGAATTCTTCTTATATTAGTGCTGGCTGGATTGATGACCACGTGCACTGTTATGAAAAATTGTCACTCTATTACGATGATCCCGATAAAGTTGGTTACACGACTGGTGTTACGACAGTGATTGATGCTGGATCGACGGGCGCCGATAATATTGAAGATTTCTACCAGATAACTCGTCAAAAGAAGACCAATGTTTTTGCAATGATCAATATTTCAAGAACTGGTATTTTAGCTCAAAACGAGTTAGCCGATATGACCAAGGTTGAATATGCACCACTACAAAAAATGATTGACCAATATCCAGAGTTTATCGTTGGTATCAAAGCGCGTATCAGTAAATCGGTCGTCGTCGACAACGGGATTAAACCACTGATAAAAGCCAAAATTTTCCAAAAATTGTTAACGCAACATTTACCACTAATGGTTCACGTCGGAACTAATCCACCAACCCTGACTGAAATTATGGATGTTTTAGAAAAAGGCGACATCATCACGCACTGTTTCAACGGCAAAGCTAATGGCATTTTGAATGAGAATGGACAAGTAGAAGAGTTTGTCAAAGCAGGTCTGGCCAAGGGAATCATCTTCGATATCGGTCATGGTTCGGAAAGCTTTAATCTCAAAACTGCCCAACAAGCTACCACAGAAAATATTTTTGCTCAAAGTCTCAGTACTGACATCTACCACCACAATCGAGAACTTGGTCCTGTATATGACATGGCAACGTGTATCGAGAAAATGCTGTATCTCGGCTTCGATTTGAAACAAATTATTCCGATGATCACTACCGTTCCTGCCCACAATTTCAATTTGGATAAAGGCGAGTTATTGGTTGGAAAAGATGCTGATTTAACGATTTTTGATGTCAAAAAACAAACTAAAGAATTAATTGATTCAGATGGCAATAAATTTCAAACTAACACTGTCGTTGAGCCACTTTACAGCATTATCGGCGGTCAAAGTTATGCGATAGGAGAGAACAATGGATCTATATGA
- a CDS encoding DUF871 domain-containing protein, giving the protein MTKRSLGISLYPDHSNLDDDKRYLVQANRYGFTRIFMSMLEVSEGKEKVAKKFSDLIGFAKDLGFSTTLDIAPNIFDQLGISYDDLDFFAELGADAIRLDQGFDGQKEALLSYNPQNLNIELNMSNDVAYLDNILSYSANQPFIYGCHNFYPQRGTGLPLDFFISASKRFKNHGIETAAFITSQVGNIGPWDINDGLPTLEMHRDLPIEVQAKHLFATNLVDCVIIGNAYASEDELKKLSEINRYQLVFNVELSEDINQVEREILLDNQHVRRGDITDLVIRSTEVRKKYKHNDNPVSQSSHDFKRGDIVIGNDNFGKYKNELQVVLQDHTDERKNKVAQISQTELFLLDYVGPWNKFKFRR; this is encoded by the coding sequence ATGACCAAACGGTCTTTAGGTATCTCGCTTTATCCAGATCATAGCAATTTGGATGATGACAAGCGTTATTTGGTTCAAGCTAATCGTTATGGTTTCACGAGAATTTTTATGAGTATGTTGGAAGTTTCTGAAGGCAAAGAAAAAGTCGCCAAAAAATTCAGCGATTTGATTGGTTTTGCTAAAGATTTGGGATTTTCTACGACCCTAGATATTGCTCCTAATATTTTTGATCAACTAGGAATTTCATATGATGATTTGGATTTCTTTGCTGAATTGGGCGCCGACGCAATCAGACTGGATCAAGGATTCGACGGTCAAAAAGAAGCGTTGTTGTCATACAATCCTCAAAATTTGAATATTGAGTTGAATATGAGTAACGACGTTGCTTATTTGGACAATATTCTCAGTTATTCAGCTAATCAGCCATTCATTTATGGTTGTCACAATTTTTATCCTCAACGAGGAACTGGTCTACCACTAGATTTCTTTATCAGTGCTTCAAAGCGTTTCAAAAATCATGGTATCGAAACGGCTGCTTTTATCACTTCACAAGTTGGTAATATCGGTCCTTGGGATATTAATGATGGTTTGCCAACTTTGGAAATGCATCGTGATTTGCCAATTGAAGTCCAAGCTAAGCACTTATTTGCAACTAATTTGGTCGATTGCGTCATTATTGGTAACGCCTATGCTTCTGAAGATGAATTGAAAAAACTCAGCGAGATCAATCGTTACCAATTAGTTTTCAACGTAGAATTATCCGAAGATATCAACCAAGTTGAGCGTGAGATTTTACTAGATAATCAACACGTCAGACGAGGTGATATCACTGATTTGGTAATTCGTTCGACTGAAGTTAGAAAGAAGTACAAGCATAACGACAACCCTGTCAGTCAATCCTCCCATGATTTCAAACGTGGCGACATCGTTATTGGCAATGACAACTTCGGTAAATACAAGAATGAATTACAAGTCGTGCTCCAAGATCACACTGATGAACGTAAAAATAAAGTTGCTCAAATTTCTCAAACTGAATTATTCCTACTAGATTACGTTGGACCTTGGAATAAATTCAAGTTCAGGAGGTAA
- a CDS encoding PTS sugar transporter subunit IIC — protein sequence MDNFINFLNVKIVPVANKMGAQRHMMAIRKGIISTLPLTIVGSFFTIINNIPIEAVAKMLEPYKDILDIPFRYTVGILALYATFGIASSLAEYYKLDKLTNGILAVLAFLISAAAPIQVTDNVKGVIDAGRYINIANLSASSLFASIVTGLLTVEIYRFFKERNITIKMPDGVPPEVSNSFVALFPAAFILLFFWFVRYVLGFNISTFLTTILMPLKGVLVGNSLFGGLLTIFLITGFWTLGIHGAAILAPITRPFWEMSIAQNMGEFTNGTSAHQLSTIFTEQFLQWFLWIGGAGGTLALVVLFMFSKSAYLKDLGKLSFLPGLFNINEPIIFGAPIVMNPILGIPFILGPLVTGTLSYVLTITGVVPMMMARLPFTVPSPLGAFVSTNWSIPAMILVFVNFLIDLAIYYPFFKVFEKQQLEKE from the coding sequence ATGGATAACTTTATTAATTTTTTGAATGTTAAAATCGTGCCAGTTGCGAACAAAATGGGCGCACAACGACACATGATGGCAATCAGAAAGGGTATCATTTCAACGCTACCACTAACGATTGTTGGTTCGTTCTTCACGATTATCAACAACATACCGATCGAAGCAGTCGCTAAAATGTTGGAACCGTACAAAGATATTTTGGATATTCCATTTCGATATACAGTCGGAATTTTAGCTCTTTATGCGACTTTTGGAATTGCCTCATCATTGGCTGAATATTACAAATTAGATAAATTGACCAATGGTATTTTAGCAGTCTTAGCTTTTCTGATTTCTGCTGCAGCTCCAATTCAAGTAACCGATAATGTCAAAGGTGTAATCGATGCTGGGCGTTATATCAACATTGCCAATCTATCAGCATCATCACTTTTTGCATCGATCGTGACAGGTCTTTTGACAGTTGAAATTTATCGCTTCTTCAAAGAACGCAATATCACTATCAAAATGCCGGACGGTGTTCCACCAGAAGTTTCCAATTCTTTCGTAGCTTTGTTTCCAGCGGCATTTATCTTGCTATTTTTCTGGTTCGTGAGATACGTTTTGGGCTTCAATATCTCTACTTTCTTAACGACAATTTTGATGCCATTGAAGGGGGTTCTAGTTGGTAACAGTCTCTTCGGTGGTTTACTAACAATCTTCTTGATTACTGGTTTTTGGACTTTGGGAATTCACGGGGCAGCTATTTTAGCACCGATTACTAGACCATTCTGGGAAATGTCAATTGCTCAAAACATGGGTGAATTCACAAACGGAACTAGTGCTCATCAACTTTCAACAATTTTTACTGAACAATTCTTGCAATGGTTCCTTTGGATCGGTGGTGCCGGTGGTACGTTGGCATTAGTAGTTTTGTTCATGTTTTCTAAGTCAGCTTATCTAAAAGATTTAGGGAAACTGTCATTTTTACCAGGACTTTTCAATATCAATGAACCAATTATCTTCGGTGCACCTATCGTAATGAATCCTATCTTAGGTATTCCATTCATTCTGGGACCTTTGGTGACTGGGACACTCTCGTATGTCTTAACGATAACCGGAGTAGTGCCGATGATGATGGCTCGTTTACCATTTACTGTTCCTAGTCCTTTAGGAGCTTTCGTCAGCACCAACTGGAGTATTCCAGCGATGATTTTAGTTTTCGTTAACTTCTTGATTGATTTAGCAATTTACTATCCATTCTTTAAAGTCTTTGAAAAACAACAATTGGAAAAAGAATAG
- a CDS encoding GntR family transcriptional regulator has product MVVEILYQKVADDIKKNILSGTYEVGSLIPTENELEQKYDVSKITIRKAVEKLVAEGYLKKKSGIGTRVISNNLFNKLSKAKSYSSIVNESGNLTKQILTANVLATKDTPVKAESTNKNIVYIKRLYLLDNKPFIIVNHYLPNIDVADELQSLKNQSLYKFLRDNGQEINSFSDEFSAVNIDETDKKILQKQDNLALKRIRRGFDNKGKLIEYTESIYDSNKMPYKIEYEI; this is encoded by the coding sequence ATGGTCGTTGAAATTTTATACCAAAAAGTGGCTGATGATATCAAGAAGAACATCTTGTCAGGCACTTACGAAGTCGGCAGTTTGATTCCAACTGAAAACGAATTGGAACAAAAGTACGACGTCAGCAAGATCACAATTCGAAAGGCGGTCGAAAAATTAGTTGCCGAAGGTTACTTGAAGAAGAAGAGCGGCATCGGAACGCGTGTTATCAGTAACAACCTCTTCAACAAACTATCTAAAGCTAAGTCATATTCTTCAATCGTCAATGAATCAGGCAATCTGACGAAACAGATTCTAACAGCTAATGTTTTGGCTACTAAGGATACACCAGTAAAAGCAGAATCAACTAACAAAAATATTGTCTATATCAAACGTTTATATTTATTGGATAATAAACCTTTTATCATCGTTAATCACTATTTACCAAACATTGACGTAGCAGATGAACTACAAAGCTTGAAGAATCAATCATTATACAAATTTTTACGTGATAATGGACAAGAAATCAATAGTTTCAGTGATGAATTCAGTGCTGTAAACATAGATGAAACTGACAAAAAAATTCTTCAAAAGCAAGATAACCTAGCCTTGAAGCGTATTAGACGTGGCTTTGATAATAAAGGAAAATTAATTGAGTATACTGAATCTATTTATGACAGTAATAAAATGCCATACAAAATTGAATATGAGATTTAA